A region from the Rhodamnia argentea isolate NSW1041297 chromosome 7, ASM2092103v1, whole genome shotgun sequence genome encodes:
- the LOC115742532 gene encoding probable glucan endo-1,3-beta-glucosidase A6 → MGGLLHLLVTSFLLYFSRAEATSAVGVNYGQLGNNLPLPPDAVRLIKSRLSAGSVKLYDANPQILRALSNTGLEVCTMVPNELIANISADQALADRWVGSNIVPFYPVTRIRHVLVGNEILSDPNNRWFWLKLVSAMRRVQKALKKNQIRNVKVGTSMAIDTLELSSVYPPSNGSFRSDISGSVMKPMLQFLSETKSYLYFDPYPYFHWAKDPEKINLDYALLESKSIRYTDPGTGLVYTNLFDQMVDSMVFAMEKLGYPNIRILMAETGWPSSGDYDQIGANIYNAATYNRNLVKKLKARPPVGTPARPGQAMQGFIFALFNENQKPGPTTERHFGLLYPNGSRVYEIDLSGKAPSSGYELLPAPTNNKPYKGRIWCVVAPGSNNRTALEAALTHSCSQGNGTCEAIRPGKACHEPDSVLSHVSYGFSSYWAQFRKSGASCFFNGLATQTIKDPSHGSCKFPSVTL, encoded by the exons ATGGGGGGTCTTCTTCACTTGCTCGTCACCTCATTTCTACTCTACTTTTCAA GGGCTGAGGCGACGAGTGCGGTCGGGGTGAACTATGGCCAACTAGGCAACAACCTCCCATTGCCGCCTGACGCTGTCCGGCTTATCAAGAGCCGACTCAGCGCCGGGAGCGTCAAGCTCTACGATGCCAACCCCCAGATCCTCCGAGCCCTCAGTAACACGGGCCTAGAGGTATGCACCATGGTCCCCAACGAGCTGATTGCCAACATCTCGGCCGACCAAGCCCTCGCGGACCGTTGGGTCGGGTCCAACATCGTACCCTTTTACCCGGTCACCAGGATCCGACACGTTCTCGTCGGCAACGAGATCCTCAGCGACCCCAACAATAGGTGGTTCTGGCTCAAGCTTGTCTCCGCCATGAGAAGAGTCCAAAAGGCactaaaaaagaatcaaattcgGAACGTGAAAGTCGGTACCTCGATGGCCATCGATACGCTCGAGCTTTCCTCGGTGTACCCGCCTTCCAACGGGTCGTTTAGGTCCGACATCTCGGGTTCGGTCATGAAGCCCATGTTGCAGTTCTTGAGCGAGACCAAGTCGTATCTCTATTTCGATCCGTATCCTTATTTCCACTGGGCCAAGGACCCGGAAAAGATCAATCTTGATTATGCATTGCTTGAATCCAAGAGCATCAGGTATACAGATCCGGGTACGGGTCTGGTTTACACGAATCTTTTCGACCAAATGGTAGATTCAATGGTCTTCGCTATGGAAAAACTCGGGTACCCCAACATCCGGATCCTGATGGCCGAGACGGGCTGGCCCAGTTCCGGAGATTACGACCAGATCGGGGCGAATATCTACAACGCCGCCACTTACAATCGCAATTTAGTCAAGAAGCTCAAAGCCAGACCGCCCGTGGGGACTCCAGCCCGACCAGGGCAGGCCATGCAAGGATTCATCTTCGCTCTTTTCAATGAGAACCAAAAACCAGGCCCTACCACGGAGCGGCATTTCGGGTTGCTGTACCCGAACGGGTCCAGGGTCTACGAGATCGACCTGAGTGGGAAGGCGCCGTCATCAGGTTATGAGCTGTTGCCGGCACCGACGAACAATAAGCCGTACAAAGGGCGCATATGGTGCGTGGTGGCGCCAGGATCCAACAATAGGACGGCACTTGAGGCAGCCTTAACGCACAGTTGCTCGCAG GGGAACGGGACTTGTGAGGCGATCCGACCAGGCAAGGCGTGTCATGAGCCGGATTCGGTGCTGTCGCACGTGAGTTACGGGTTCAGTTCGTACTGGGCACAGTTCAGGAAGTCCGGCGCGAGCTGTTTCTTCAATGGGCTCGCCACTCAAACCATCAAAGATCCAA GCCATGGATCTTGCAAGTTTCCCAGCGTTACACTCTGA
- the LOC115742534 gene encoding probable glucan endo-1,3-beta-glucosidase A6 has protein sequence MQMGLLDLLVFSVPLLALCGAEFSSKVGVNYGQLGNNLPSPARSVRLIKHRLKAQRVKLYDANPSILRALKHTDIRVSVMVPNELINAIAVNQTLADSWVGSNVAPFYPATKIRYLLAGNEILSSADNTTWFNLVPAMRKVKIALKRHRVLKVKVGTTLAMDVLASSYPPSSGSFRPDVSDRVMKPMLQFLNRTKSFFFLDVYPYFPWSSDPKTIDLDYALFESKNVTVTDPGTGLVYTNLFDQMVDAVIFAMKKLGYPDIRVWIAETGWPNAGDCDQIGANIYNAATYNRNVVKKLSARPAIGTPARPGWVLPSFIFALYNENQKPGPGTERHFGLLYPNGSFVYEIDLSGETPEREYRGGLPAPTNNEPYKGKIWCVVARGANRSALGSALSYACSQGNGTCGPIQPGKACYRRGSLVRRASYAFSSYWAQFRKAGGSCYFDGLATQTIKDPSYGSCKFPAVTL, from the exons ATGCAGATGGGTCTTTTGGATCTGCTCGTCTTCTCTGTCCCGCTCCTCGCACTGTGCG GTGCGGAGTTTTCGAGCAAGGTCGGAGTCAACTACGGCCAGTTGGGGAACAACCTCCCGTCGCCGGCCCGGTCCGTCCGGCTCATCAAGCACCGGCTCAAGGCCCAGCGCGTCAAACTCTACGATGCCAACCCGAGCATCCTCCGAGCCCTTAAGCACACCGACATTCGAGTCTCCGTCATGGTCCCGAACGAGCTTATCAACGCCATCGCCGTCAACCAGACGCTTGCCGACTCGTGGGTCGGGTCCAACGTGGCGCCCTTCTACCCGGCGACCAAGATTCGGTACCTCCTTGCAGGCAACGAGATCCTCAGCTCCGCGGACAACACGACTTGGTTCAACCTCGTGCCGGCGATGCGAAAGGTCAAGATCGCCCTGAAGAGGCACAGGGTCCTCAAGGTCAAGGTGGGGACCACGCTAGCGATGGACGTTCTCGCGTCGTCGTACCCGCCTTCGAGCGGCTCGTTCAGGCCCGACGTGTCGGACCGTGTCATGAAGCCGATGCTGCAGTTCTTGAACCGGACCAAATCCTTCTTTTTCCTCGACGTGTACCCGTATTTTCCCTGGTCCTCCGACCCGAAGACCATCGACCTCGACTACGCATTGTTCGAGTCCAAGAACGTGACCGTGACGGACCCAGGGACGGGCCTGGTCTACACGAACCTTTTCGACCAGATGGTGGACGCGGTAATATTTGCGATGAAGAAACTCGGGTACCCGGATATCCGGGTCTGGATCGCCGAGACGGGCTGGCCCAACGCCGGCGACTGCGATCAGATCGGCGCCAACATCTACAACGCCGCCACGTACAACCGCAACGTGGTCAAGAAGCTCTCGGCCCGACCGGCCATAGGGACACCGGCTCGACCCGGTTGGGTCCTGCCCTCCTTCATATTCGCGCTCTACAACGAGAACCAGAAGCCGGGTCCGGGGACGGAGCGGCATTTCGGGCTGTTGTACCCGAACGGGTCGTTCGTCTATGAGATCGATCTCAGCGGAGAGACGCCGGAGAGGGAGTACAGGGGGGGCTTGCCGGCGCCGACGAACAACGAGCCGTACAAGGGGAAGATATGGTGCGTGGTGGCGAGGGGAGCGAACCGGAGCGCGTTGGGGTCGGCACTGTCGTACGCGTGCTCGCAGGGGAACGGGACGTGCGGGCCGATCCAACCGGGCAAGGCGTGTTATAGACGGGGTTCGCTGGTCCGGCGGGCGAGCTACGCATTCAGCTCGTACTGGGCCCAGTTTAGGAAGGCGGGCGGGTCTTGTTACTTCGATGGGCTGGCCACTCAAACCATCAAAGACCCAA GTTACGGATCCTGCAAGTTCCCTGCGGTGACTCTTTGA
- the LOC115742531 gene encoding long-chain-alcohol oxidase FAO2-like produces MAGECHPLLRGGRRERRYSHGFSPAQIQALAAICETLIPSLSPGSVNPKTPVDDQALHGFYGASGSQPPLPDEVAELLTKRAQGQVVATVSLVLKMLSFRLGTLVLCGGSCLSPTWPFVRSFSEMPVESRERVLKNWSRQTFVVPLRVVFVMIKLYCLFIFYTRTDENSSNPAWEAIGYQVDTRKKHNKQERPLQRGLVETVHETDSSLVQSLAQKGLEVAQIPQHNALRIKCDVVVIGSGSGGGVAAAILARSGQKVVVLEKGNYFVPQDYSSLEGPSLDQLYESGALLSTVDGKIVVLAGSTVGGGSAVNWSACIRTPSHVLKEWSADHKIRLFGTPDYVAAMDAVCEKIGVTQRCEREGFQNQILRKGGENLGLKVEDVARNSSEGHFCGSCCYGCRTGDKKGTDSTWLVDAVKNGAVILTGCKAKKLILENTQHGERTKKCSGVIASSVLNKEITKELHIEAKVTIAACSAVSTPPLLISSGLKNPNIGRNLHLHPSAFAWGYFPENLTGIQGKVYEGGIITSLNKVVSETGAPVPVIIETPSLGPGLFSALCPWTSGADMKERMRKYSRTAHLATLVRDKGSGEVREEGEIVYNLGEFDKENMKIGLRQALRILIAAGAEEVGTHRSDGQRMKCKGTKEEDIEEFLNGIVVSGGPASREELWNLYCCAHPMGSCRIGASEGDGAVDENGESWEAKGLFVCDGSLMPTAIGVNPMITIQSTAYCIAKKIAESLSNKEEDL; encoded by the exons atggcgggGGAGTGCCATCCTCTGTtgagaggaggaaggagagagaggagatacAGTCATGGATTCTCTCCAGCTCAGATTCAAGCTCTTGCCGCCATCTGCGAAACCctaatcccttctctctcgcccGGCTCCGTCAACCCAAAAACCCCAGTTGATGATCAGGCTCTGCATGGCTTCTACGGCGCTTCTGGGTCTCAGCCTCCTCTTCCCGACGAG GTTGCAGAGCTTTTGACGAAGAGGGCTCAGGGCCAAGTCGTGGCGACGGTGAGCTTGGTGCTGAAGATGCTGTCCTTCAGGCTGGGCACGCTCGTGCTGTGCGGGGGCTCGTGCTTGTCTCCGACATGGCCGTTCGTCCGCAGCTTCTCCGAAATGCCGGtggagagcagagagagagttCTCAAGAACTGGTCGAGACAGACGTTCGTGGTTCCCCTGAGGGTTGTCTTCGTGATGATCAAACTCTACTGCCTTTTCATCTTCTACACTCGG ACAGATGAAAACTCGAGCAACCCAGCATGGGAGGCAATCGGGTACCAAGTGGACACCAGAAAGAAACATAACAAGCAAGAGAGGCCTCTTCAAAGAGGCCTTGTGGAAACCGTCCACGAAACCGACTCGTCCCTCGTTCAATCCCTCGCCCAGAAGGGACTCGAAGTTGCTCAAATTCCGCAGCACAACGCCCTCAGGATTAAGTGCGACGTCGTTGTCATAGGCTCCGGCAGCGGCGGAGGCGTCGCGGCAGCAATCCTCGCACGCTCGGGCCAAAAGGTGGTGGTTCTCGAAAAGGGCAATTACTTCGTCCCGCAGGATTACTCGTCCCTGGAAGGGCCATCGCTGGATCAGCTGTATGAATCCGGCGCTCTGCTCTCCACTGTCGACGGGAAGATTGTGGTCCTTGCCGGCTCCACGGTGGGAGGTGGGTCCGCGGTAAACTGGTCGGCTTGCATCAGGACCCCGAGCCATGTCCTGAAGGAATGGTCGGCGGATCACAAGATAAGGCTTTTCGGAACACCTGACTATGTGGCTGCTATGGATGCTGTGTGCGAGAAGATTGGTGTCACTCAGAGATGTGAACGGGAAGGGTTTCAGAATCAGATTCTGAGGAAAGGGGGTGAGAATCTCGGCTTGAAAGTCGAAGATGTCGCTAGGAATTCATCAGAGGGTCATTTCTGTGGATCTTGCTGTTATGGGTGTAGGACAGGGGACAAGAAGGGGACAGATTCGACATGGTTGGTCGACGCAGTCAAAAACGGAGCGGTCATCTTGACGGGTTGCAAGGCCAAGAAGCTCATTCTGGAAAATACCCAACATGgagaaagaaccaaaaaatgTTCAGGAGTGATTGCATCGTCTGTCCTCAACAAGGAGATTACAAAGGAGCTTCACATCGAGGCTAAAGTGACCATCGCCGCATGCAGTGCGGTCTCAACGCCGCCGTTGCTGATCTCAAGCGGCCTGAAGAACCCAAACATTGGGAGGAACCTGCATTTGCACCCGTCCGCTTTCGCCTGGGGCTATTTCCCAGAGAATCTGACCGGGATCCAAGGCAAAGTGTACGAAGGAGGAATCATCACTTCGCTCAACAAGGTTGTCTCGGAAACTGGTGCCCCTGTCCCGGTCATTATAGAAACTCCTTCTCTCGGGCCCGGCCTATTTTCTGCCTTATGTCCTTGGACGTCGGGCGCTGACATGAAGGAAAGGATGAGAAAGTATTCGAGGACTGCCCATCTCGCCACCCTGGTCCGAGACAAGGGCTCAGGGGAAGTTAGAGAGGAGGGGGAAATCGTCTACAACCTAGGAGAATTCGACAAGGAGAACATGAAAATCGGGCTGCGGCAAGCTCTGAGGATACTGATTGCCGCAGGTGCCGAGGAAGTGGGTACGCACAGGAGCGATGGGCAGAGGATGAAATGCAAAGGGACTAAGGAAGAAGACATCGAAGAGTTCTTGAATGGCATCGTGGTCAGTGGAGGGCCCGCGTCGAGGGAAGAGCTGTGGAACTTGTACTGCTGCGCACATCCCATGGGAAGCTGCAGGATCGGGGCTAGTGAGGGAGATGGTGCGGTGGATGAGAACGGTGAGAGCTGGGAAGCTAAGGGCTTGTTTGTCTGTGATGGGAGCTTGATGCCTACTGCAATTGGGGTTAACCCCATGATCACTATTCAGTCCACTGCATATTGCATTGCCAAGAAGATTGCAGAGTCCTTGAGCAATAAAGAAGAAGACCTCTGA
- the LOC125312444 gene encoding chloroplast envelope quinone oxidoreductase homolog — protein sequence MAEKKPMMHAVWYESYGGGPAGLKHVNIPVPAPKKDEVLLKLEAISINPFDWKVQDGQLRPFLPRKFPQIPAADVAGEVVKAGPAVKKFKPGDRVVAVLNPFTGGGFAEFAVAKESLTVARPPEVPAPEGAGLPVAGLTALQALTQAAGLKLDGTGPRKNLLITAASGGVGHHAVQLAKLGNTHVTATCGARNVDFIKSLGADEVLDYRTPEGAALKSPSGRKYDFVIHCAGALPWSVFEPNLSARGKVIDLAAGARAMMTFALQKLTFSKKQLVPMMMSSKGENLEFLVKLVQEGKLKTFIDSKYPLSKAEDGWAKSISGRATGKIIVEP from the exons ATGGCGGAGAAGAAGCCGATGATGCACGCGGTTTGGTACGAGTCTTATGGCGGAGGACCCGCCGGCTTGAAG CATGTGAATATCCCGGTTCCGGCACCGAAAAAGGACGAGGTTTTGCTGAAACTAGAAGCGATTAGTATAAACCCTTTCGATTGGAAAGTGCAGGATGGACAGTTGAGACCGTTTCTTCCTCGCAAGTTCCCTCAGATACCTG CCGCTGATGTAGCAGGAGAGGTGGTCAAGGCTGGACCAGCAGTCAAGAAATTTAAACCTGGTGACAGAGTCGTAGCCGTCCTCAATCCCTTT ACCGGAGGTGGATTCGCCGAGTTCGCCGTCGCAAAGGAGAGCCTCACGGTGGCGAGGCCGCCTGAAGTACCAGCTCCGGAAGGGGCAGGGTTACCCGTGGCAGGCCTCACTGCTCTTCAAGCCCTCACCCAAGCTGCCGGGCTGAAGCTCGACGGGACTGGGCCGCGGAAGAACCTCCTGATCACCGCTGCCTCAGGCGGCGTCGGCCATCATGCGGTCCAACTAGCGAAGCTAGGGAACACGCACGTGACCGCGACCTGCGGGGCTCGCAACGTCGACTTCATCAAGAGCCTCGGCGCCGACGAGGTCCTGGACTACAGGACCCCGGAGGGAGCTGCCTTGAAGAGCCCCTCCGGGAGGAAGTACGACTTCGTGATCCACTGCGCCGGCGCACTCCCTTGGTCGGTTTTCGAGCCGAACTTGAGCGCTCGCGGGAAGGTGATAGATCTCGCGGCGGGCGCCAGGGCCATGATGACTTTCGCCCTCCAGAAGCTCACCTTCTCCAAGAAGCAGCTCGTGCCGATGATGATGTCGTCCAAAGGCGAGAATCTGGAGTTTCTGGTTAAGTTGGTTCAGGAAGGGAAGCTCAAGACCTTCATCGACTCGAAGTATCCTTTGAGCAAAGCTGAAGATGGCTGGGCTAAGTCTATCAGCGGTCGCGCCACGGGCAAGATCATCGTAGAGCCATAA
- the LOC115742536 gene encoding chloroplast envelope quinone oxidoreductase homolog, with translation MAETKPTMHAVRYESYGGGPAGLKHVDIPVPAPKKGEVLLKLEAISINPVDWKLRKGMLRPVLPPKFPHIPATDLAGEVVKVGPAVKKFKPGDKVVAILNHFKGGGFAEFAVANESLTVARPPEVSAPEGASLAVAGLTALQALTQAAGVKLNGSGPLKNILITAASGGVGHYAVQLAKLGNAHVTATCGARNIDLVKSLGADEVLDYKTPEGAALKSPSGKKYDFVVHCANDFPWSVFEPNLSECGKVIDITPNASAMLTFALKKLTFSKKQLVPLLLTAKGENLEFLVKLVKEGKLKTVIDSQYPLSKAEDAWAKSINGHATGKIIVEP, from the exons ATGGCGGAGACGAAGCCGACGATGCACGCGGTACGGTACGAGTCTTACGGCGGAGGACCCGCCGGCTTGAAG CATGTTGATATACCTGTTCCTGCACCTAAAAAGGGTGAAGTTTTGCTGAAACTGGAAGCGATTAGTATAAACCCTGTTGATTGGAAATTGCGGAAAGGAATGTTGAGACCAGTTCTTCCTCCCAAGTTCCCTCACATACCTG CCACCGATCTAGCAGGAGAGGTCGTCAAGGTTGGACCAGCAGTCAAGAAATTTAAACCTGGCGACAAAGTCGTAGCCATCCTCAACCACTTT AAAGGAGGAGGATTTGCTGAGTTTGCCGTTGCAAATGAGAGCCTAACCGTGGCAAGGCCACCTGAAGTATCCGCACCAGAAGGGGCAAGTTTAGCAGTAGCCGGCCTCACTGCTCTCCAGGCCCTCACGCAAGCTGCTGGGGTAAAGCTCAATGGGAGCGGGCCACTGAAGAATATCCTGATTACCGCTGCCTCAGGCGGCGTTGGCCACTATGCGGTTCAACTCGCAAAGCTAGGAAACGCACATGTGACTGCTACTTGTGGGGCTCGCAACATCGACTTGGTCAAGAGCCTTGGCGCTGACGAAGTCCTCGACTACAAGACCCCAGAGGGAGCTGCCTTGAAGAGCCCATCCGGCAAGAAGTACGACTTTGTGGTCCACTGCGCAAATGATTTCCCTTGGTCAGTTTTCGAGCCGAACCTGAGCGAGTGTGGCAAGGTGATAGATATTACCCCGAATGCCAGTGCAATGCTGACCTTCGCTCTCAAGAAGCTCACCTTCTCCAAGAAGCAGCTCGTGCCATTGCTATTAACAGCCAAGGGCGAGAATCTGGAATTTCTGGTTAAGTTGGTCAAGGAAGGGAAGCTCAAGACCGTCATAGACTCGCAGTATCCACTGAGCAAGGCCGAGGATGCTTGGGCGAAGTCTATAAATGGTCACGCCACTGGTAAGATTATTGTAGAGCCATAG
- the LOC125312448 gene encoding chloroplast envelope quinone oxidoreductase homolog, translating into MAEEKPTMRAVCYESYGGGAAGLKHVDVPVPAPKKDEVLLKLEAISINPFDWKMQNGKMRPFLPRKFPQIPASDVAGEVVKVGPAVKKFNPGDKVVATLSLLAGGGLAEFAVAKENQTVARPPEVSAPEAAGLPMAGITALQALTQIAGVKLDGSGPLKNILITAASGGVGHYAVQLAKLGNTHVTATCGARNVDFVKSLGADEVLDYKTPEGAALKSPSGRKYDFVVHCAEAFPWSVYEPNLSDRGKVIDLSPSVNGMATFAIKKLTFSKKQLVPMMATLTGENLELLVKLVKEGKLKTFIDSTHPLSKAEDGWEKSMSGRATGKIIVAP; encoded by the exons ATGGCGGAGGAGAAGCCGACGATGCGCGCGGTCTGCTACGAGTCTTACGGTGGAGGAGCCGCCGGGTTGAAG CATGTGGATGTACCGGTTCCTGCACCTAAAAAGGATGAGGTTTTGCTGAAACTAGAAGCGATCAGCATAAACCCTTTTGATTGGAAAATGCAGAACGGAAAGATGAGACCATTTCTTCCTCGCAAGTTCCCTCAGATACCTG CCTCTGATGTAGCAGGAGAGGTTGTTAAGGTTGGACCAGCAGTCAAGAAATTTAACCCCGGCGACAAAGTCGTAGCCACCCTCAGCCTCCTT GCAGGAGGTGGATTAGCCGAGTTCGCCGTTGCGAAGGAGAACCAAACAGTGGCAAGGCCACCGGAAGTATCAGCCCCTGAAGCGGCAGGGTTACCCATGGCCGGTATCACTGCTCTCCAAGCCCTCACCCAAATTGCCGGGGTAAAACTCGATGGGAGCGGGCCGCTGAAGAACATCCTGATCACCGCTGCCTCGGGCGGCGTAGGCCACTACGCGGTTCAACTCGCGAAGCTGGGGAACACGCACGTGACCGCAACCTGCGGGGCTCGCAACGTCGACTTTGTCAAGAGCCTGGGCGCGGACGAGGTCCTCGACTACAAGACCCCGGAGGGAGCTGCCTTGAAGAGCCCATCCGGCAGGAAGTACGACTTCGTGGTCCACTGCGCGGAAGCTTTCCCTTGGTCGGTTTACGAGCCGAACTTGAGCGATCGTGGCAAAGTGATAGATCTCAGCCCGAGCGTCAATGGCATGGCGACATTCGCTATCAAGAAGCTCACCTTCTCCAAGAAGCAGCTCGTGCCGATGATGGCGACGCTCACGGGTGAGAATCTGGAATTGCTGGTCAAGTTGGTTAAGGAAGGGAAGCTCAAGACCTTCATCGACTCGACGCATCCGCTGAGCAAAGCTGAAGATGGTTGGGAAAAGTCTATGAGTGGTCGCGCCACTGGCAAGATCATTGTGGCGCCATAA